Within Fretibacterium sp. OH1220_COT-178, the genomic segment GTGAGCAAAAACAACGAAGCATACGAAGGATTTGGAATCGGAATAAGTCCTCTTGCTGCCGTCCGGGGCCAGAGCCCCGGCAAGCAGGGCGCGAGAGAAGGACACCGGTCCGCCGATTGCGCCGATGCGCTTGTCCGGCAAGCCACGCCAGTGGATTTGTCGGACAAGCGCCTGCTTGTCCCGCGCTTTACTTCGTGGTGAAGTGTATCAGCGATGGATTGGAGGTAAACCCTTATAAGGTCCTCGTTCAGGCGTCACAAAGACCTCAGGGACACACGAAAGCCCCGCCCGGGCTTCGTAAAGGCTTCGGGAAAGGTCGGCAGGCCTCGTGAAGGCCTCGCATCTTCTTCACGGGACCTCGTAAAGGGCCGCTTTGTCAACTCGTATGAATACGGCTGCTATCCTGCCGTCAGACGTCCTGGGGAGGAGGTGAAACCATGGAGGACAAGGAAAAGAAGGCTCTGCAAAGAGCTCTGGCCGAGATTCGCTCCCGGCCCCCGGTGGGCCGCCGCCGACGGCCCCACGATTTCAGCTCCGTCGTCAGAACTCTGTTCCGCGAAATCTCCGAACTCAGACCGTCCTGGAAGCACTAGATTCCCTCGGTACTCAGCATGAAAATCTCGGGATCGAAAGCTCCGCTGACGGCGACAAAGACTGTATAATGGCATGACTCGGATATCATCCAGTCTTCAAGCATTGGGAGGAGGCACTCCATGATCGTCGACGAAAAGCGTATTCTCGACCTGATAAAACGCGGCGAGGGAATTTCACTGGAGTTCAAATCCTCCTGTCGCCAAATCAATCGTGATGTTTACGAGACGATATGTGCCTTCCTGAACAGAAACGGCGGCACTTTGCTGTTGGGCGTCCGAGACTCGGGCGAGATCGTTGGCGTCGAAGCCGAGGCCGTGGAAGGGATCAAAAAAGATTTCGTCAACACGGTGAACAACCCGCAAAAGCTCAATCCCCCCGCCTATCTTTCGATCGATGAGGTTTCCCTCCAAGGGAAAACCCTCCTGCATGTCTACGTCCCGGAGAGCTCCCAGGTGCATCGCTGCAACGGACGCATCTACGACCGTAACGAGGACGGCGACCTCGACATCACGGACCAGACCCCACAGGTCGCTCGGCTTTACCAACGCAAGCAGAGCACCTACACCGAGAACACGGTATATCCCCATATCGGATTGCAGGACCTCAGGAAGGACCTCATCGAGCGCTGCCGTAAAATGGCGGCAGCATGGACGGCCGGGCACCCCTGGAGCCAGATGGATGATGCCGAGCTGGTCCAGAGCGCACAGCTCATGCAGACCGACCCGCAAACGCTCCAGCGCGGCGTGACCCTGGCCGGCGTTCTCCTGCTCGGCGGCGACAACCTCATACTCTCGACCCTGCCCCATCACCGAACCGACCTCATCCTGCGCAAGGTGAACCTCGACCGCTACGACGACAGGGATCTCGTCCGCACCAACCTGATCGACAGCTACGACCGTATCATCGCCTTCGTTCAGAAAAACCTGCCGGATCCCTTTTATTTGGAGGGGGTCGAACGCATCAGCGTCCGCGACACGATCTTTCGTGAGGTGGCCTCAAACATCCTCATCCACCGGGAATATACCAGCGCCTTTCCGGCCAAGCTGATCATCGAATATGGCCGGGTCCGCACGGAAAATGCCAGCCGGGCCCATGGCTTCGGCCTTTTGGACCCGTCTAGTTTCAGCCCATATCCCAAAAATCCAGTCATTGGAGCTTTTTTCAGGGAAATTCATCGTGCGGATGAGTTGGGTTCCGGCATGCGAAGGATGCTGCGTTACGGCAAAACATATGGCGGAGCAGACCCCGAGATGATCGAGGGGGACATCTTCCGTATCGTTGTCAGCGTCCCCGAATTCAGTGGCATCGCCCACCGAGAGTTTTATTCCGAAGCTGCCGGCACCCAGTCGGCACCCAGTCGGCACCCAGTCGGCATCCAGTCAGCACCCAGTCAAGCCCAATACAAGATCCTGGTTTACTGTCTTGAAGAACGCTCTTTTTCCGAGTTGTTGGGGCTTTCGGGAAGGAAAGACCGTACCAAATTCCGAAGGCAGGTCCTGACGCCCATGCTCGACGCCCGATGGCTCGAGAGGACCATTCCCGACAAGCCCACCAGCAGACAGCAAAAATACAGGTTGACCGAGGCCGGGAAGGCCCTTCTGAAAAACCTGGAGAACGGGCAGGGGACAGAGGCATGAAGCGAAGCCCGGACACACATTCCCTGCGCCATAATCCGGAACTTCCGAGGCACGCTCCAAAGTTCATGACACTTCCGCGCTGACGGCCGGGGGAATGCTCATTCCGGAGATTCTTCTCATCCGGGGTCGTAGAATCCCTCACTGACAAGCCAGTCACGGAGACAGGGAAGACGGCCTTCTTCTCCCTTGCCGACGAGCTTCTCCGCCTCTTTCTCGAAAATGTCGAACCGCCGACGAACAGTCCTCAAACGCCTCTCCGTCTCCCTTTGCGATATCCCGACGGGGAACAAGGCCAGAAAAGCCTTGCGGGCTTCACCCCGATACTGCTTGCAGGGGGTATGTTCCCAGAGCTCCGTAAAGACATCCTGAAGCATGGGACTGTCGATCTCATCCGGTTCGGACTCTGTTTCCTTTTCGTCTTCTCTGTCCTTTTTTCTTGTGTCATAGTGTTCTTGTCTTTTGGGTATAGTTCTCTGGGTATAGTTTCCGGCTCTTTCGGACCCGACCTCGCAATCCGTCGGAGCCGACCTGTCGGACGCCGATCCGACGTCGGCATCCTCAGGGCCGACGTCCCCGGAGCCAACCTCGGCTCCGTCATCGCCACACTCCTCGATACGGAACGGCAAAGAGTAAAGCGTACGGTCGAACTCCCTGCTCCCCGGTATCAGGCGCTGCTGTCGGGTAACGTATCCGGCCCTCTCCAGGCGCTGAAGGGCACGTTTGGTCGTGGCCAGGGACACCCCGGCACGCTCCGCGAGCCTCGAGAGGCTCGGCCAGGCTTCGCCGAAAGCGTTCACGAAGGTGTCCAGCGCCGAATAGACCACTATGTCCAGGGCCCTCAGACTCTCGTCCCCGAACATCTCCAGAGGAATCATCGCAAATTTCCTGTCCATCCGACTTGCCCCCCTACAGAGACTGCCATTTTTCAAAAGCCTTCCTTTGCATCGCGGAGATGCCCCACGCCCCAACAGCCGAGGCGATGCCACGGACGGAGCGATTTTTCCGTTTCAACAGATCTCGAAGAAAGGACTCGGGAGGAATCGTGAAGTGCTGTGACTTGATGACGCGGTGAATCCCTTATCCCCTGGCTAACCTCCTATGCACGATCTGCACCATAAATCTTTCGTCGTTCTTTTTCATCTGCCCTCTCCGTAGGCTCCCTTAGGGCGCGTACGGAGCCACTCCTCCACCTCGGTGGCATTCCAGCGGCTCGCCCTTCCCAGCTTCACCGGTAAGGGAAAATCCCGCTTCAGCCAGAGATAAACTGACGCACGGGAGACGTTAAGCCGTTCGGCCACTTCCGCTACCGTCAGCAGACGGTCTTCTTCATGGATGCCCGCCATTTCCAAGTTCCCTCCCAACTCCTCAAGATTGGTCGATATTGACAACATCATGAGAATATCATAGGCTTATGACAAATATCAACATCATTTAACCGTTATCATTTAGAGAGGGGATATTGTTATTGAAGACAATCGCCCAAAGATACGAGCTTTCGTTTGTATGGCACCGATCTCCAACCGGATACCGCTGGGAGGAGTGTGAACTGTGCGATCCATGGGGTGAGCCCGTCAGGCTGTGGGGCAAGGAGAAAAAAAGAGAATTCGAAACGCTGCTCCATCCCCTCCCGGAGGGGCCGTTTCTTGTGGAACTCCATCCCGGATTACGATCGATGCCGTGGGAACCTCTCGCAAATCCGCTTCTCTTCGCCCAGTTTGCAGATCTTCAGCCGGACCAGGACGCCTTTATTGCCTGGGCGAACGGACATGGCAGATTGATCGACGTCGAGGCCCAGCAGGAGAATTACGTTTTTATCTTTCCCCGATACATCCCTTTCGAGGATGCGGACGTCGCTTTTCAGAGAGACAGGGGCGTTGGTATCACCGAAAAGGATGGGCGCTATTATCGCTGCACCCGAATCGATCCTCTGTCCTTCTGGCTTCAGGAATATCGCGAGCTGAGTTTCTGCGTGACGTTGTGGGAGCTGGCCCTCAAAAAGGATTCAAGGTTGAACGGAATACTGGAATGGTGTCCGGATACGGAACGAATCTACGTCAACAAGATCTGGAAAGAGGCGCTGAACGACATCGATTTCGATAGACTGGCAAGGGATCCAGATTACGAACCGCGCTGCGGCGCCGGGCGCGACAGGCTGTACGATCCTCGTCCGTCACACGTCGGCCCCGGAAAGGTCGACCTGATCAAGGCCGCTTTTCTGTACCTTCGGCAGGAGACAAACCGCAAACTGAAACAATATCCTCTGAACGTTCTTTTCCGGAGCACCCCGACCGGAGAACCGCACAAGGTCATCGAACCGAGCAGCCTGCTTTCGGCCATGTGGTATCAGTTCTTCCTGGCACAGACTGGAGAAATAAAGCTGCGGAGGTGTGCGCTGTGCGGAAAATGGGAGAACATGGAGGGACATCGCACCACGTGGACCCGACACGCGGGGTGTGCGAACTACGACCGACTGAAACGCGCACGGCTGAAAAAACGGAGAATAAGCCCGTAATCAAGCATTTCATGAGAAAAGCACCGCATAAATCTGCCATCAGACCAGGTTCTCATCTGTCGACAGAGAGTTTTCTTATTGGCGCCGTCATTAACGACAACGCTGCACTGCTCCTAAAAACTCTCCTGTTTTTCAGAAGCACAGGGAACAGCTTCAGCCCTAGAAGAAAAGCCTCTCAGCCCGTCCAGCCAGTCCGCCCAGGCCTGCATCATTTCTCTCCGTTCCGGCAATCTTTCCGCACGATTGTAGGCGGCTCTGACGCTGTTGCCTTCCACATGGGCAAGGCTCAGCTCGATGAGGTCGCTGTTCCAGCCCTGTTCATTCAGATTGGTTGAAGCGGTAGTCCGGAATCCGTGCGCCGTCATCTGCTCATTGGTATAGCCCATTGAGCGGAGGGCTACCCGCACCGTGTTCTCCGACATGGGAGTACTTTTGGAGGTGATTGCGGGAAAAACGAAACGGGAATCCCCACTCAGAGGTTCCAGAGCTTTCAGGATATCGATGACCTGGCGCGCCAGTGGAACGATATGAGCCCGTCGATTCTTCATGCGGGTTTCGGATATGCGCCAAAGCGTTGCGCCGAAGTCCATTTCCTTCCATTCGGCCTTACGGATCTCTCCCGGCCTTTGGAACGTATAGAGCGAAAACCACAGGGCGGCGCGTACGATGGGGCTTCCATTGTACGACGCGATGCGCGTCATCAGATCCGCCACGTCCTTCGGGGCCGTGAGAGCTCCAAAATGGCGTACCCGCCTTGGTTTCAAAGCCCCTTTGAGATTCATGGTGACATCGATCTCCGCGTCGCCCCTCGCGATGGCGAAACGCAGAACCTGACCCACGATCAGTTTGGATTTGTAAGCACTTTCCGGCGTTCTCTGCTCAATGGCCTGCAGCAGGCTCAGGACTGCCTGCGTCGAGATCTCACGAACCGGACACTCGCCTAGCCGGGGCAAAATGTAGACCCTCAACTTGTGCCTGACATCCGTGCAGTGGGAGGCCGACCAGGCTCCCGCCTGCTGTTGATACCACTCCTCGGCCACGCGCGCGAAGGTCATGGCCTTGATGGCCTCCACACGGGCGGCCTCCTCGCGCTCGGCGCGTTTTTTCTCCTGTGGGTTGACTCCCATTGCGAGCTCGTGCTTGAAAGCGTTTTTCAGCTTCCTCGCATCGGCAAGCCCAATGAGCGGGTACGGCCCAAGCCCCGCCCTCTTTTCTTTCCCATCCAGCCAGTAACGGAGCACCCAGCTTTTGGCCCCGCTCTTTTTCACCAGGAGCATAAGCCCATCGCCATCGGAGAGAGAGTAGTTGCCTCCATTTTCACGGGCTTTTGCATTTCGGACCGCCATTTCTGTCAATGCCATTTCTCTGCCCTCCCGTATAACGATTTTGAACATGCCTGTGTATAACGAAAACCCACGCCGTATAACTCCAAGAGTCCACTAAAACATTGCAGGGACTATTGAAACGGGGTTTGACCGTATAACTCCCAAGGCTGTTCCGAGTTCTCAGCTCCATTATACAGTTTGTTATACGGTAGTCGATTTGATTCAGGGATATTCCGGTAGATATCACCAGACAAGAGAAAAGCAAAAACCCCGCTTGTGAGCGGGGTTTTTAACTTGGTCAGATTTCTGCGGAAATAAAAATGGCGGAGACGTAGAGATTCGAACTCTAGGAGCATTGCTGCTCAGACGCTCTCCAAGCGCCCGCCTTCGACCACTCGGCCACGTCTCCGCAAAAACACGAGAGGTATTATACACGCAACCCGCCATTCAGGGAAGGGGCAATTTTTGCTGTGCTGTAAAGTTTTCCTGAAGCGGCGAAAAACGGAGGGCACGGACATGGGCCCGGTGCCTCAAAAAACGTCGTCGTTTGTGGAAAATAGGGGAATCTCCGACAGAGACTCGAACCCGACGCTCTGATAAAAGGGAACGCCCGACGGCGTCGCCTGAAGCACGATCCGATCCCTTCCCTCGACGCGGGCGATCCTCACGATCTCCCTCATCATGGCGGTCGCCACGCCCCTTCGCCGGAAGAAGGGCAGAACCGCGAAATAATACACCCCCACCCTGGAGGGGTCCAGAGCCACAAGAAAAGCGCCCGCATCCCGATCTCCGACACGGGCCGTCACAAGCCTCAAAGCCCCATCCCGTCGCATCTCGGCGGCCAGTGCGGAAAAACTGTTGGGCGCACCGGCCTCGGCCCCGAAACCGAACCATACGGCATCGGCCCAACGCCCGGCCCCCGCATCGTCTCCGACCGGCTCGAACGCAACCCGCAGGCCATCCCTCTCCCCGAGTCCGTCGCACCCCCGATTCATGGCCAGCAGACGCCCCGCCTCCCGAAGACCCAACCGAATCAGACGCTCCTCGCCATCCCCCAGGAGGGGCCACACGAAAGGCAGACCGCACGTCTCAAAGAAACGGAGCGCGGACCGAACCGGCCCTTCATCCGAAATGCTCGCCGGAAAAAAAGCCCAGTTCTCCGAGGCCGCATCGGACCCGGTGGAAAGACAAAATCCTCCGCCCGCCTCCGCAACCAAGTCCATGGAGCGGCAATGGGGCAGCCCCCTGAGCCGCCCCAAAAAGAACTCCAGGTTCTCCAGCACTCCACCGCAACCTTTTGGCAGAGCTGCTCCCTCCTTTCATCGCGCTCCCCGCAAAGGATGGATAAACCGGCATCAATTCCGCAGGAGCACGCGCTCTCCATCCCCGCAAAACGCATTCATCAGCCCGGACATCTCCGGTTCGGCATTGCCAGGTCCACCATCCCAAACCCGCAGGTCCGTCCCCCCACTCAACCACCGGGACAGATCGCACAGCCCCCACGCCAAGGCCAACGACGCGGTCCGGCCCTCAGCCCCGGAAAGAGAGATAGGGTGGCCTTCACGTTCCAGCAGTACCGCCAAGGCATCGCCTCCACGAAGGAGACGGAGCGGATTTCCGCTCCTCGCAAGGCGGGCGTTGGCCCTTCTGAGGATGGACTCGAACGCCAGTCTGCGCACATACCCACGAAACGCGGCCTTTCGCTCCGAGGAATCTTCGGCGTTGAAAAAGACGCGGCGGCGGAGGGCATCTCCGTATTCCCTATAAATTTTTTCTCCCTCCGCATCCGACCCCATATCCAAGTAGAGGGTCCCAGCCCTGTCCAGCAATCTGGTTAGGTCCGTAAGCTCCCCGGCGGCTCCGGACGCAATCGACAGGCTTCGGAGCTCGGCCTGGGCAAATTTCGCATCGTCCTGAGCCCCGCCTATCTCAAAGCCGGCCCTCGAAAGATCCCTCAGACGGTCCTGCAGCTCCTTTCGATCCTCTTCCGGAAGACAGGCGGAGAGATAGTCGTCCTCGTTTCGAAACCCCTTGGCCAGCAGGAACTTGCCGAAGGCGATCTCCTCCTTCTGCACCAATTCCCGCCTCGTCGCCTGGCTTGTTTCCAGATCATGAAGACGGATCATGACGCCTTCCAGACGATCCCGGCTTTCGTTTCTGGCCTCTCGACGCAACTCCAGTTGCCGACGCACATCCTCTACGGATTCCCTCATGCGGGCTTCTTCGACCTGAGGGTCCTTGGAGGCGAAGAGGACGACACGCTGCTGCTGCAGCGCATCCCGTTCCGTCTCCAGACGCTTGATCAGCTCCGCCTTGCTCCCGGCCTCGGCCTTGAGATCATCCCGTACCTTTTGCGTAGCGTTCAAGGCCGCCTGCTCCGTACAGAAAGTCCGCTCCAGCCCCTCCTTCTCCTCCTCCCTCCGCAGCCAGGAGGCGGAACGCGCCTCCAGAAGATCGAGCAGCTGACGGGGGTTCTCGTCCGGAAGGTTCTTGTAGCCGAAGAGGGAGATCTGGCCGATCAATTCCCTGCGAATGCTGTTGAAGGACTCCTCGTGACCGCGAATCTCCTTCTCCAGCCGCTCGACCTCCGCCTGTTCCTTCTTCAACCCGGAGAGTGCCTCCTGATGGAAGCGCGTCAGTTCCTCCTGACTTCCCCGGATCCTCTCCAGCTCGTCCCGAGCGGCCAACAGTTCCCGTTCGGCCTCCTCCGCGGTTCCCAGCACATCACGTGCCCTCTGCAGCTGGTCACGCGCCTTTTGGCGCGCCCGGTCCAGTTCCTCGAGGGGCGAAACCCCGATACCCAACTTCAAGCCCAGGGAGGCGACATCCTCGGTGATCGCGACGTCCAACAGGGCAAGTTCCCGGCCAAGCTCCTCCTCTCCCCGTCCGGCAGCGAGGATATCCTCCTCCAGACGGGCGGCCAGGGACTGGCGGGACACGAAATCCTCCTTCAGGGCCTCCAGATCCTTGGAGGCCTCGAGGAGTTGACGACGAGCCTCGTCCGAACTCGGCGTTGCACCGCCCGAATAGGGATGGGCCAAGGCCCCGCAGAGGGGACAGGGCGTCGAATCCTGAAGAAGATGGCGCATTTCGCCCATCTCGTCCACGCGCCGCAGCAGTTCCACCCGTTTCTCGAGCTGCTGCAGCCCAGCCTCCCCCCGCTCGATCCTGCCGGCCTGCTCGGCCTCCCTCATGCCCAGCTCTCTTCGCTCCAGCTCCATCTTCAATCTCCGGTCCAGCAGCTCCCGCATCTCGTCCCGGAGCTCACGCTCCCGATGCAGGTTCGCCGCCAGACGGTCCATATCGCGGAGCCTCCGCTCGGAGGACGAACAGGATTCGCGCCACTCCTCCAGGCTCTTTCCCTTCAGGCTGGCCCCGAAAAACGCCTGTGCCCTCTCAAAGTTCTTCTCGACGACCCCGAACCGGTGCGACATGTCCGAGAACATCGCCTGCCTGTCGTTCAGTGCGCTTTGGGCGTTCTGCCTCCCTTTAAGAGCCCTCTCGTACGCATCTTTCAGGGCGTGACGATTCTTCTGGGCTTGGGAGAAGAGGTCGAAACACTTACGGATTCCGCCCAACGCCCGGGACAATTTTTC encodes:
- a CDS encoding RNA-binding domain-containing protein, which gives rise to MIVDEKRILDLIKRGEGISLEFKSSCRQINRDVYETICAFLNRNGGTLLLGVRDSGEIVGVEAEAVEGIKKDFVNTVNNPQKLNPPAYLSIDEVSLQGKTLLHVYVPESSQVHRCNGRIYDRNEDGDLDITDQTPQVARLYQRKQSTYTENTVYPHIGLQDLRKDLIERCRKMAAAWTAGHPWSQMDDAELVQSAQLMQTDPQTLQRGVTLAGVLLLGGDNLILSTLPHHRTDLILRKVNLDRYDDRDLVRTNLIDSYDRIIAFVQKNLPDPFYLEGVERISVRDTIFREVASNILIHREYTSAFPAKLIIEYGRVRTENASRAHGFGLLDPSSFSPYPKNPVIGAFFREIHRADELGSGMRRMLRYGKTYGGADPEMIEGDIFRIVVSVPEFSGIAHREFYSEAAGTQSAPSRHPVGIQSAPSQAQYKILVYCLEERSFSELLGLSGRKDRTKFRRQVLTPMLDARWLERTIPDKPTSRQQKYRLTEAGKALLKNLENGQGTEA
- a CDS encoding helix-turn-helix domain-containing protein; this translates as MIPLEMFGDESLRALDIVVYSALDTFVNAFGEAWPSLSRLAERAGVSLATTKRALQRLERAGYVTRQQRLIPGSREFDRTLYSLPFRIEECGDDGAEVGSGDVGPEDADVGSASDRSAPTDCEVGSERAGNYTQRTIPKRQEHYDTRKKDREDEKETESEPDEIDSPMLQDVFTELWEHTPCKQYRGEARKAFLALFPVGISQRETERRLRTVRRRFDIFEKEAEKLVGKGEEGRLPCLRDWLVSEGFYDPG
- a CDS encoding helix-turn-helix transcriptional regulator — encoded protein: MAGIHEEDRLLTVAEVAERLNVSRASVYLWLKRDFPLPVKLGRASRWNATEVEEWLRTRPKGAYGEGR
- a CDS encoding tyrosine-type recombinase/integrase — translated: MALTEMAVRNAKARENGGNYSLSDGDGLMLLVKKSGAKSWVLRYWLDGKEKRAGLGPYPLIGLADARKLKNAFKHELAMGVNPQEKKRAEREEAARVEAIKAMTFARVAEEWYQQQAGAWSASHCTDVRHKLRVYILPRLGECPVREISTQAVLSLLQAIEQRTPESAYKSKLIVGQVLRFAIARGDAEIDVTMNLKGALKPRRVRHFGALTAPKDVADLMTRIASYNGSPIVRAALWFSLYTFQRPGEIRKAEWKEMDFGATLWRISETRMKNRRAHIVPLARQVIDILKALEPLSGDSRFVFPAITSKSTPMSENTVRVALRSMGYTNEQMTAHGFRTTASTNLNEQGWNSDLIELSLAHVEGNSVRAAYNRAERLPERREMMQAWADWLDGLRGFSSRAEAVPCASEKQESF
- a CDS encoding GNAT family N-acetyltransferase, encoding MLENLEFFLGRLRGLPHCRSMDLVAEAGGGFCLSTGSDAASENWAFFPASISDEGPVRSALRFFETCGLPFVWPLLGDGEERLIRLGLREAGRLLAMNRGCDGLGERDGLRVAFEPVGDDAGAGRWADAVWFGFGAEAGAPNSFSALAAEMRRDGALRLVTARVGDRDAGAFLVALDPSRVGVYYFAVLPFFRRRGVATAMMREIVRIARVEGRDRIVLQATPSGVPFYQSVGFESLSEIPLFSTNDDVF